A genomic stretch from Spongiibacter nanhainus includes:
- the panC gene encoding pantoate--beta-alanine ligase: protein MKTYSTTASLRATLNAARRAGKTISFVPTMGNLHEGHLRLVRRARQLGDVVVVSIFVNPLQFGANEDLDSYPRTLAADKEKLFAEGVQCLFLPQVDEIYPEGMDLHSKVSVPDLSERHCGASRPGHFTGVTTIVNKLFNIVQPDSAVFGEKDFQQLSVIRKMVRDLCMPIDIVGVATARADDGLALSSRNGYLSDQHRRSAPVLHRVLQECREAIACGYDSYRELEQHAVLTLREAGFEPDYFAICDAGSLREVGPQTEEVVILVAAKLGSTRLIDNVTLNLNPSADWGMLATN from the coding sequence ATGAAAACATACAGCACAACCGCGAGCCTTCGCGCCACCCTCAATGCCGCCCGCCGGGCCGGCAAGACAATTTCATTTGTGCCCACCATGGGCAACCTCCACGAAGGCCATCTGCGTCTGGTACGTCGCGCCCGTCAACTGGGCGACGTGGTGGTGGTGAGTATTTTTGTCAATCCCCTGCAATTTGGCGCCAACGAGGATCTGGACAGTTACCCCAGAACCTTGGCCGCCGATAAAGAAAAATTGTTTGCCGAAGGGGTACAGTGCCTGTTTTTGCCACAGGTCGACGAGATTTACCCCGAGGGCATGGACCTCCACAGCAAAGTGAGCGTACCGGACTTGTCAGAACGCCACTGCGGCGCCAGCCGCCCGGGCCACTTCACCGGCGTGACCACCATCGTCAACAAGCTGTTTAACATCGTCCAGCCCGACAGCGCCGTATTTGGCGAAAAAGATTTTCAGCAATTAAGTGTGATCCGCAAAATGGTGCGGGACTTATGTATGCCTATCGACATTGTTGGCGTCGCCACTGCGCGAGCCGATGACGGCCTGGCACTCAGCTCCCGCAATGGCTACCTCAGCGATCAGCACCGTCGTAGCGCCCCCGTTCTCCACCGCGTACTGCAGGAGTGTCGCGAAGCGATCGCCTGCGGTTATGACAGCTACCGGGAACTGGAGCAACACGCCGTACTGACCTTGCGGGAAGCTGGCTTTGAGCCGGACTATTTTGCGATTTGCGACGCGGGCAGCCTCCGTGAGGTTGGCCCACAAACCGAGGAAGTTGTTATACTGGTCGCCGCCAAACTTGGCAGCACCAGACTGATTGACAACGTGACCCTGAACCTGAATCCCAGCGCCGACTGGGGTATGCTGGCCACCAACTAG
- the panD gene encoding aspartate 1-decarboxylase has translation MQSTMLKAKLHKARVTHAVLDYEGSCAIDGKLLDMSGIREFEQIQIYNVTNGERFTTYAIRGEDNSGIISINGAAAHKADVGDTIIICAYANYTEAELINFKPRLIYMNPDNSVSHSSNAIPVQVA, from the coding sequence ATGCAGTCCACTATGCTGAAAGCCAAACTCCACAAAGCTCGAGTAACCCACGCTGTGCTGGATTACGAAGGCTCTTGCGCCATCGACGGCAAACTGCTGGATATGTCCGGCATTCGCGAGTTCGAACAAATCCAAATCTACAATGTGACTAATGGTGAGCGCTTTACCACCTACGCCATTCGCGGCGAGGACAACAGCGGCATCATCTCCATTAATGGAGCCGCGGCCCATAAGGCCGACGTTGGCGACACTATTATTATCTGTGCCTACGCCAACTATACCGAAGCGGAGCTGATCAACTTTAAGCCCCGCCTTATTTATATGAACCCGGATAACAGCGTCAGCCACTCCAGCAACGCCATCCCTGTTCAGGTCGCCTAA